A stretch of the Nosocomiicoccus ampullae genome encodes the following:
- a CDS encoding CCA tRNA nucleotidyltransferase, with product MNLEETFKEANLILDTLQKNGFEAYFVGGSVRDYLMNVDIGDIDITTNALPEDIQNIFPRTIDVGVEHGTVIVVINKTPFEVTTYRTETTYSDYRRPDSVSFTTSIKEDLARRDFTMNAIAMDRMFKIYDPYNGQLSIKNKEIITVGDPYERFNEDALRMLRAIRFVSQLDFKLNKSTFNAISQLASNVKYISVERIVQELKKLYSGVNVSHAKSLLIHSEILNFLPYFNKLDIDYVKKTNVHSLINEIIIQQILNENNHFENELKLSNDEKNNIKDSLRLYKNLSENESPIILAYNYTEHDILNLKNIINDNNFLNQQYLKQINDILLEKKRLMIRSKKDLAVNGNDLMKTLNRRGGPWLKELISEIERNVLFNKLDNNYESIIEWVKDEY from the coding sequence ATGAATCTTGAAGAAACTTTTAAAGAAGCAAATTTAATATTAGATACGCTACAAAAAAATGGATTTGAAGCTTATTTTGTCGGTGGATCAGTTAGAGATTATTTAATGAACGTAGACATTGGAGATATCGATATTACTACGAATGCACTCCCAGAAGATATTCAAAATATATTTCCACGTACCATTGACGTCGGAGTTGAACATGGCACCGTGATTGTCGTTATAAATAAAACTCCATTTGAAGTGACAACTTATCGTACCGAGACAACGTATTCAGATTATAGAAGACCGGATTCAGTGTCTTTTACAACATCTATAAAAGAGGATTTAGCACGTCGTGACTTTACAATGAATGCAATTGCTATGGATCGAATGTTTAAAATTTATGACCCGTACAACGGACAATTATCAATTAAAAATAAAGAAATTATAACAGTTGGAGATCCATATGAACGTTTTAATGAAGATGCATTAAGAATGCTTCGTGCAATTCGTTTTGTATCACAATTAGATTTTAAATTAAATAAAAGTACATTTAATGCAATCTCACAGCTTGCTTCTAATGTAAAGTACATCTCAGTTGAACGTATCGTACAAGAATTAAAAAAACTTTATAGTGGCGTAAATGTATCACATGCGAAAAGCTTATTAATTCATTCTGAAATACTTAATTTCTTACCTTATTTTAATAAGTTAGATATAGATTATGTTAAAAAAACAAATGTACATTCACTCATCAATGAAATTATCATTCAACAAATATTGAACGAAAATAATCATTTTGAAAATGAGTTAAAGCTTTCGAATGATGAAAAAAATAATATCAAGGATTCATTAAGACTTTATAAAAATCTATCTGAAAATGAATCACCAATTATACTCGCATATAATTATACTGAACATGATATATTAAATTTAAAAAATATTATTAATGATAATAATTTTTTAAACCAACAATATTTAAAGCAAATCAACGATATACTATTAGAAAAGAAACGACTAATGATTAGAAGCAAGAAAGATCTTGCTGTTAACGGTAATGACCTAATGAAAACATTAAATAGACGTGGAGGCCCTTGGTTAAAAGAGTTAATTTCAGAAATTGAAAGAAATGTTTTATTTAATAAATTAGACAATAATTATGAGTCTATTATTGAGTGGGTGAAAGATGAATATTAA
- a CDS encoding pyridoxal phosphate-dependent aminotransferase yields MQISKRMDLLQPSPTIAISNLARDLKAEGKDIISLSAGEPDFNTPKEVIDSAYEAALEGQTKYAATTGILPLREAIKNKMKKDNNLDYSVDEIFVGSGAKQVLFNIFLAILNPGDEVIIPSPYWVSYIDQVKFAEGTPVVAKTTSKTNYKLTPEILDNHVTDKTKILILNSPNNPTGVIYSKDELKALADYLEEKDIIVVSDEIYEVLVYEGKHYSIAEMSEKMKQNTVVVNGVSKSHAMTGWRIGYACGDKSLIKAMSKLQSQSVSSVTTPAQFAAIKAYNLEETYLKDYNETFKNRRDNAYKEIQKIPYITCVEPTGAFYLFPEVKELVEKCNFENVDAFVEALLKEKHIALVPGSAFGSQDNIRISYALSEDKFNEAMRRLKEFVEEHSNN; encoded by the coding sequence GTGCAAATTTCAAAAAGAATGGATCTATTACAACCAAGTCCAACAATTGCCATTTCAAATTTAGCACGTGATTTAAAAGCAGAAGGTAAAGATATCATAAGCCTCTCTGCTGGTGAACCTGATTTTAATACTCCAAAAGAAGTCATCGACTCAGCATATGAAGCAGCCTTAGAGGGACAAACTAAATATGCTGCAACAACAGGTATCTTACCACTACGTGAAGCAATTAAAAACAAAATGAAAAAAGATAATAATCTCGATTACAGTGTAGATGAAATTTTCGTTGGTAGTGGTGCAAAGCAAGTATTATTTAATATTTTTCTAGCGATATTAAACCCTGGAGATGAAGTTATAATTCCATCGCCGTACTGGGTATCTTATATCGATCAAGTAAAATTTGCTGAAGGAACACCAGTCGTTGCTAAAACAACAAGTAAAACAAACTATAAATTAACACCAGAAATATTAGATAATCATGTTACGGATAAGACTAAAATTTTAATTTTAAATTCTCCAAACAACCCTACAGGTGTTATCTACAGTAAAGATGAATTAAAAGCACTCGCAGATTACTTAGAAGAGAAAGATATTATCGTCGTTTCTGACGAAATTTATGAAGTATTAGTTTATGAAGGCAAACATTATTCAATTGCTGAAATGAGTGAGAAAATGAAACAAAACACCGTTGTTGTAAATGGTGTCAGTAAATCTCACGCAATGACAGGGTGGAGAATCGGATATGCATGTGGCGACAAATCTCTTATTAAAGCAATGTCTAAATTACAGAGTCAATCAGTATCTAGCGTAACAACACCTGCACAGTTTGCTGCAATTAAAGCTTATAATTTAGAAGAGACATACTTAAAAGATTACAATGAAACGTTTAAAAATCGCCGAGATAATGCGTATAAAGAAATTCAAAAGATTCCATACATCACATGTGTAGAACCAACTGGAGCATTTTACTTGTTCCCTGAAGTAAAAGAACTCGTCGAAAAATGTAACTTTGAAAATGTAGACGCGTTTGTAGAAGCACTTTTAAAAGAGAAACACATTGCATTAGTTCCAGGATCAGCATTTGGTTCTCAAGATAACATACGTATTAGTTATGCATTAAGCGAAGATAAATTTAATGAAGCGATGCGTCGTCTTAAAGAGTTTGTAGAAGAACATTCAAATAATTAA
- a CDS encoding DUF1405 domain-containing protein, with product MTQLLYQLMYNRIFLIILLISNFLGTIYGYYWYHGQLSVTKWYFYPFVPDSPTATLFLCIVIVSILFNKKYGLIDALAFTTLIKYGVWAVIMNFLFFFELNMITPVGLMLIMSHSIMALQAFLFLPHLEIKPWHFYVTALWLFHNDVIDYVYMQYPKYGSLDRFSDHIGYLSFWLTVIVLVLLKTLVPTKRLN from the coding sequence ATGACTCAGTTATTATACCAATTGATGTATAATCGAATATTTTTAATTATATTACTCATATCAAATTTTCTTGGTACAATTTATGGTTATTATTGGTATCATGGACAATTATCTGTAACAAAGTGGTATTTTTATCCATTTGTTCCAGACAGTCCAACAGCAACTCTATTTTTATGTATTGTAATTGTATCAATTCTCTTTAATAAAAAATACGGTTTAATAGATGCTTTAGCATTTACAACTTTGATTAAGTATGGTGTTTGGGCGGTCATTATGAATTTTCTATTTTTCTTTGAATTAAACATGATTACACCAGTTGGTCTCATGCTAATCATGTCTCATAGTATAATGGCGCTTCAAGCATTTTTATTTTTACCACATTTAGAAATTAAACCATGGCATTTTTATGTTACAGCGCTTTGGTTATTTCATAATGATGTAATCGACTACGTCTATATGCAGTATCCAAAATATGGGTCGTTAGATCGTTTTAGTGATCATATTGGATATTTATCATTTTGGTTAACGGTAATTGTTTTAGTATTGCTTAAAACGTTAGTACCAACTAAACGTTTGAATTGA
- the bshA gene encoding N-acetyl-alpha-D-glucosaminyl L-malate synthase BshA, whose product MKIGVTCYPSVGGSGIIATELAIEMSKLGHEIHFIASSVPFRLIGNYSNIYVHTVEINDYNVFKFRPYDITLASKIAEVIDLHDLDVIHMHYAIPHAVAGILGNQMSKRNVGIITTLHGTDITVLGHDRSLEPAIRFGIENSDVTTAVSNSLKQQTIDMIKPNKDIETIYNFVDETRFNRNNLEEVKSHMKQSLGIDQDSKVIMHSSNFRKIKNIKTIVEAFYIIQKSVKSDLVLAGDGPEIGPVRDLIYELGIEDKVHLVGQQTDVTSFYKMSDLFMLLSIKESFGLALLEAMNCGSVPIGSNAGGIKEVIKHGETGYIVDVYDKEAAAEHAVELLTNETLYKDMQETMIKDVRARFGEKEIVSQYEDIYKSVIKEN is encoded by the coding sequence ATGAAAATTGGAGTGACATGTTATCCAAGTGTTGGTGGAAGTGGGATTATCGCGACAGAACTTGCAATAGAAATGTCAAAACTCGGCCATGAGATTCATTTTATTGCTTCTAGTGTTCCATTTCGATTAATAGGTAATTATTCTAATATTTATGTACATACAGTTGAAATCAACGATTATAATGTCTTTAAATTTAGACCATACGACATTACCCTTGCTTCAAAAATTGCAGAAGTTATTGATTTACATGATTTAGATGTTATTCATATGCATTATGCGATACCACACGCTGTGGCGGGTATATTAGGAAATCAGATGTCTAAACGTAATGTTGGTATTATAACGACGCTTCACGGTACAGATATTACTGTTTTAGGTCATGATAGAAGCCTAGAACCTGCGATACGTTTTGGTATTGAAAATTCCGACGTAACGACGGCTGTGTCAAATAGCTTAAAACAACAAACTATTGATATGATTAAACCAAATAAAGATATCGAAACTATCTACAACTTTGTAGATGAAACTCGTTTCAATAGAAATAATTTAGAAGAAGTAAAAAGTCACATGAAACAGAGTCTTGGTATCGATCAAGACTCAAAAGTGATTATGCATTCATCTAACTTCAGAAAAATTAAAAACATAAAAACGATAGTAGAAGCTTTTTATATTATCCAAAAATCTGTAAAGAGTGATTTAGTTTTAGCTGGAGATGGACCTGAAATTGGTCCAGTCCGAGACTTAATCTACGAACTTGGTATAGAAGATAAAGTTCATCTCGTCGGTCAACAAACAGATGTTACATCATTTTATAAAATGAGTGACTTATTCATGCTATTAAGTATCAAAGAAAGTTTTGGCCTTGCGCTTTTAGAAGCAATGAATTGTGGTAGTGTACCTATCGGTTCAAATGCAGGGGGAATTAAAGAGGTTATTAAGCACGGTGAAACTGGTTATATAGTTGATGTGTACGACAAAGAAGCTGCAGCAGAACATGCCGTAGAGTTGTTAACGAATGAAACACTTTATAAAGATATGCAAGAAACAATGATTAAAGATGTAAGAGCTCGATTTGGAGAAAAAGAAATTGTCTCACAATACGAAGATATTTATAAATCAGTCATTAAGGAAAATTGA
- a CDS encoding exonuclease domain-containing protein, translating into MLDKRFAVVDLETTGNNPYKDKIIDLSIVFVEGNKIVGDYNHLISDADDIPSFVTELTSITLEDIKSGVKFSDIKDEVYELLANCCFVAHNIEFDLNFLKIAFKEVGINFKPNLAIDTVELSKIFFPTLNSYQLGALSKSLNLTLDNAHRAYDDAKATAELLIKIINKIQSLDRQTMIRLYNISKSLDTNVSELLFASLSENNHKDASFLVKSLSIKEVKEDQHIESHITIESLYENFLKINQFKHRDDQIKLIYTIYNSLKENKALALEAYTGLGKTEAILIASIAFSNETNQQILISTSKKILQEEMYYRSLKRLLKASNLNKLPIAMLKGKSNYINLNTMLKLLEFKDDNYEIIILKMKLLVWLTSTKTGDLGEVSLKGPEKLYYDTAHYQISDYDQYFYNRAVDHAKSSHICITNHYFMQECLTEMDSNYLIVDEAHQVLRAVNSQNETVYKYMDLKFLLSQIGANNKDRILKDYLDHNHYEKKDYLISMLSQLNKTIDEAFAQLNHQNITLATTQFTHILNLIDIILSSILNTENYESLYNYLHHFKLKIHDIVKHLKSNEYRLITDKNFQKTTLLVNNQSKELLYSDLESLKGQLLISGTLEVNESFNHLDEWFNGEFDTKIIKNDNLFDSVNLFIPNDVHDLNDREAYIIDLVDYISMYYSIRQEKMIVLFTNYKLLNDVYQFIIESELFDFPILKQNKNDSANKLLLQYNQLQNCLLLATESFTEGINFENLNDRTIFLTKLPFPVPTGDGFRHFYKKDLPDAVFMFRQILGRLKRNENDSGRIILFDNRLLNKPYKNAFLKYFEEENIIYDDRSAFNDMLTRL; encoded by the coding sequence ATGTTAGACAAGCGATTTGCTGTTGTAGATTTAGAAACGACTGGTAATAATCCATATAAAGATAAAATAATTGATTTGAGTATTGTGTTTGTTGAAGGTAATAAGATCGTTGGTGATTACAATCACTTAATTTCTGACGCTGACGATATACCTTCCTTTGTGACAGAGCTCACTTCAATTACTTTAGAAGATATTAAATCAGGTGTAAAGTTTAGCGATATTAAAGATGAAGTGTATGAATTACTCGCTAACTGCTGCTTTGTTGCTCATAATATTGAATTTGATTTAAATTTTTTAAAAATTGCTTTTAAAGAAGTAGGAATTAACTTTAAGCCTAATTTGGCAATAGATACGGTGGAATTATCAAAAATATTTTTTCCAACATTAAACTCGTATCAACTTGGTGCTTTATCAAAATCTTTAAATTTGACGTTAGATAACGCACATCGTGCATATGACGATGCTAAAGCAACGGCAGAGCTTCTTATTAAAATTATAAATAAAATTCAAAGTTTAGACCGACAAACGATGATACGTTTATATAATATTTCTAAATCATTAGACACAAATGTCAGTGAATTATTATTTGCATCGCTAAGTGAGAACAACCATAAAGATGCATCATTTTTAGTAAAATCTTTAAGCATTAAAGAAGTTAAAGAAGATCAGCATATAGAATCTCATATAACAATCGAGTCATTATACGAGAACTTTTTAAAAATAAATCAATTTAAACATCGTGATGATCAAATCAAGTTAATCTATACAATTTATAACAGTTTAAAAGAAAATAAAGCACTCGCTTTAGAAGCATATACTGGTCTTGGTAAAACTGAAGCTATATTAATTGCGAGCATTGCGTTTAGTAATGAGACAAATCAACAAATTTTAATTTCAACGAGTAAAAAGATATTACAAGAGGAAATGTATTATCGTAGTTTAAAGCGTTTATTAAAAGCATCAAATTTAAACAAATTACCTATTGCGATGTTAAAAGGGAAGTCAAATTATATCAATTTAAATACGATGCTTAAATTGCTTGAATTTAAAGATGACAATTACGAAATTATAATTCTTAAAATGAAATTACTTGTATGGCTGACATCCACAAAAACTGGTGACTTAGGTGAAGTCTCATTAAAAGGTCCTGAAAAACTCTATTATGACACTGCACATTATCAAATCAGTGATTATGATCAATACTTTTATAATCGTGCGGTAGATCATGCTAAATCTAGTCATATATGTATTACGAATCATTATTTTATGCAAGAGTGTCTAACTGAAATGGATAGTAATTATTTGATTGTCGATGAAGCCCATCAAGTATTAAGGGCAGTAAATAGTCAAAATGAAACAGTCTATAAATATATGGATTTAAAGTTTTTATTATCACAAATTGGAGCGAACAATAAGGATCGTATTTTAAAAGATTATTTAGACCATAATCATTATGAGAAAAAAGATTATTTAATTAGTATGCTTAGTCAGTTAAATAAAACAATTGATGAAGCATTTGCTCAATTAAATCATCAAAATATAACCTTGGCAACAACACAGTTTACACATATTTTAAATTTAATTGACATCATTTTAAGTTCAATATTAAATACTGAAAACTATGAGTCCTTATATAATTATCTCCATCATTTTAAGCTAAAAATACATGATATTGTAAAACATTTAAAAAGCAATGAATATCGATTAATTACTGATAAAAACTTCCAAAAGACAACACTTTTAGTTAATAATCAGTCTAAAGAATTGTTGTACAGCGATTTAGAATCTTTAAAAGGTCAATTACTCATTTCTGGTACGTTAGAAGTCAATGAGTCATTTAATCATTTAGACGAATGGTTTAATGGTGAATTTGACACGAAAATTATTAAAAATGATAATCTTTTTGACAGTGTCAATTTATTTATACCAAATGATGTTCATGACTTAAATGATAGAGAAGCATATATTATAGACCTTGTAGATTATATCTCAATGTACTACAGTATTCGACAAGAAAAGATGATTGTATTATTTACAAATTATAAGTTATTAAACGACGTCTATCAGTTTATCATTGAGAGTGAATTGTTTGATTTCCCGATATTAAAACAAAATAAAAATGATTCAGCAAATAAGTTATTACTTCAATATAATCAGCTTCAAAACTGTTTATTACTTGCGACAGAAAGTTTTACTGAAGGGATTAATTTTGAAAATCTAAATGATCGTACAATCTTTTTAACAAAATTACCATTCCCCGTACCAACTGGTGATGGATTTAGGCATTTCTATAAAAAAGATTTACCAGATGCAGTATTTATGTTTAGACAAATTTTAGGACGTCTTAAACGTAATGAAAATGACAGTGGTAGAATCATTCTTTTTGATAATCGATTACTCAATAAGCCATATAAAAATGCCTTTTTAAAGTATTTTGAGGAAGAAAATATCATTTATGACGATAGGTCTGCTTTCAATGATATGTTAACTAGATTATAA
- the nth gene encoding endonuclease III, whose protein sequence is MLSKKKTMEALDIIHDMFPEAEAELNYSNEFELTIAVLLSAQATDISVNKVTDHLFQKYKTPEDYLNVPLEELENDIRTIGLYRTKAKNIQKLCRDLIDKFDGKVPTNYDELITLAGVGRKTANVVLSVAFDTPRIAVDTHVERVSKRLGIARWKDNVTEVEETLMRKIPMDRWSKAHHQLIFFGRYHCLARNPKCFDCPLLYMCREGQKRKRKLEKEKAK, encoded by the coding sequence TTGTTAAGTAAAAAGAAGACGATGGAAGCATTAGATATCATTCACGACATGTTTCCTGAAGCTGAAGCTGAGTTAAACTATAGTAATGAATTTGAGTTAACTATTGCAGTATTATTATCCGCTCAAGCAACAGATATATCAGTAAATAAAGTCACTGATCACTTATTTCAAAAATATAAAACACCAGAAGATTATCTCAATGTTCCATTAGAAGAACTGGAAAATGATATAAGAACGATTGGATTATATCGTACAAAAGCTAAAAATATTCAAAAGTTATGTCGTGACTTAATTGATAAGTTTGATGGTAAAGTACCAACAAATTACGATGAACTAATTACACTTGCAGGTGTAGGTCGAAAAACTGCAAACGTTGTTTTAAGCGTTGCATTTGATACACCAAGGATTGCCGTCGATACTCATGTTGAACGTGTCTCAAAACGCCTAGGTATCGCAAGATGGAAAGATAACGTGACTGAAGTCGAAGAAACATTAATGAGAAAAATACCTATGGATAGATGGAGTAAAGCTCATCATCAACTTATTTTCTTTGGGAGATACCACTGTTTAGCTAGAAATCCAAAATGCTTTGATTGTCCACTATTGTATATGTGCCGAGAAGGTCAAAAAAGAAAGCGTAAACTAGAAAAAGAAAAAGCAAAGTAG
- a CDS encoding helix-turn-helix domain-containing protein has product MSKYSYDLKLEIIRRYEEGFGAIILSKEFNISHDTINNWIMAYNLYGEVGLKKSLSKTRYSGEFKLSVLKYRINNETSYSETAQVFGIKNPSTIAGWQRKYDLEGFSGLCGTLGRPRKREGTTMPKNNDEPKELSKSEREELIELRERNEYLEAKLLYQKKLDALLREKRAQTKKRRK; this is encoded by the coding sequence ATGTCAAAGTATAGTTATGATTTGAAGTTAGAAATTATAAGAAGATATGAAGAAGGTTTTGGAGCAATCATTCTTTCAAAAGAGTTTAATATAAGCCATGACACGATCAACAATTGGATAATGGCTTATAATCTCTATGGCGAAGTTGGTTTAAAGAAAAGTTTATCTAAAACACGTTATTCTGGTGAGTTTAAGTTATCCGTATTAAAATATAGGATAAATAACGAAACTTCCTATTCAGAAACAGCTCAAGTCTTTGGAATCAAGAATCCATCTACAATAGCTGGTTGGCAGCGAAAGTATGATTTGGAAGGCTTTAGTGGTTTGTGTGGTACTTTAGGAAGACCTAGAAAACGTGAGGGAACGACTATGCCTAAGAATAACGATGAACCAAAAGAACTATCAAAGTCTGAGAGAGAAGAACTTATTGAACTAAGAGAAAGAAATGAGTACCTCGAAGCAAAACTGCTTTACCAAAAAAAGTTGGATGCCTTGCTTCGGGAAAAGCGTGCTCAAACAAAGAAAAGACGCAAGTAG
- a CDS encoding DnaD domain-containing protein — protein MNEYIKFIRISVNKLLIDHYAKIGLDEKLTILLIRLIEYSNDGSKEISFDDIIEGSTFTPEELSILIQKLIKENFININTKVIDGKHIETYDFNPLYNKLENVIMNKKESTYTDNDIKNLFQYIEKLYGRTLGPSEYERMTAWLRDDGYSTENIKEGIDIAYKNNVTSLSYVEKILHSMKKEDTNEPNVPFINWLEGD, from the coding sequence ATGAATGAATATATAAAATTTATTCGTATTTCTGTGAATAAGCTTTTAATTGATCATTATGCTAAAATCGGGCTTGATGAAAAACTTACAATTTTACTAATTCGATTAATTGAATATAGTAATGACGGCAGTAAAGAGATTTCTTTTGACGATATTATCGAAGGTTCAACGTTTACACCTGAAGAGCTATCCATACTAATTCAGAAATTAATTAAAGAAAACTTTATCAATATTAATACTAAAGTTATTGATGGGAAGCATATTGAAACATATGACTTTAATCCGCTTTATAATAAGCTAGAAAATGTCATTATGAATAAAAAAGAATCTACGTATACTGATAATGATATCAAAAACTTATTTCAATACATTGAAAAACTATATGGTAGAACGCTTGGACCTAGTGAATATGAACGTATGACAGCTTGGCTGAGAGATGATGGCTATAGTACCGAAAATATTAAAGAGGGCATAGATATCGCATACAAAAACAATGTAACTTCACTAAGTTATGTGGAGAAAATACTCCACAGTATGAAAAAAGAAGATACAAACGAGCCAAACGTTCCATTTATAAATTGGTTAGAAGGAGATTAA
- a CDS encoding biotin--[acetyl-CoA-carboxylase] ligase, producing MNIKNSVKVASENSKYFKSLIFKDTISSTQTIAKEELKNYKDEFLVAALTQTDGVGRFKRNWESPNDKGFYGSFVFRPNVSREKLIEFNLFIALAITKTIESFIDYDIKIKWPNDIYIEGKKVCGFLTEMIKEKEQLSIICGIGINLFNERSEVEKKESIERFANDTFNVKDFVNDLIHNIEKYYELFLSKDFKSIRNEYISYSVVLGNRIKITTPSEQFYAKAIDIDDNGILVVINDDGYIKKVISADIEE from the coding sequence ATGAATATTAAAAACTCTGTAAAAGTTGCATCGGAAAATAGTAAATACTTTAAATCACTAATATTTAAAGATACCATTAGTTCAACTCAAACGATTGCTAAAGAGGAATTAAAGAATTATAAAGACGAATTTTTAGTTGCAGCACTCACTCAAACTGATGGTGTTGGTCGATTTAAAAGAAATTGGGAGTCTCCGAACGATAAAGGATTTTACGGATCATTTGTATTTAGACCTAATGTAAGTAGAGAAAAACTCATAGAGTTTAACTTATTTATAGCACTCGCAATAACTAAAACTATTGAATCTTTTATCGATTACGATATAAAAATTAAGTGGCCAAATGATATTTACATTGAAGGTAAAAAAGTCTGTGGTTTTTTAACAGAAATGATTAAAGAAAAGGAACAGCTTTCTATCATTTGTGGAATAGGAATTAACTTATTTAATGAGCGGTCTGAAGTAGAAAAAAAAGAGTCGATTGAACGATTTGCGAATGATACATTTAATGTAAAAGATTTTGTTAATGATTTAATTCATAATATTGAAAAGTATTATGAATTATTTTTAAGTAAAGACTTTAAGTCTATTAGAAATGAGTATATAAGTTATTCCGTCGTATTAGGTAATAGAATTAAAATTACGACGCCAAGCGAACAATTTTATGCAAAGGCAATTGATATCGATGATAATGGTATACTTGTAGTAATTAATGATGATGGCTATATAAAAAAAGTCATCAGCGCAGATATTGAAGAATAG
- a CDS encoding zinc metallopeptidase, whose amino-acid sequence MLMYIIYFAILLIVPLLAQMNVTSTFKKYSRVRSTSGLTGKEVAEMILKENGIYDVEVLRGKGQLTDHYDPGKKVVVLSPDNYDKPSVAGTAVAAHEVGHAIQHATGYMFLNFRSAIFPLAQFGSNFAFFLIMAGILLTAGMQASGPTLGTYLLWGGIGLFAFSVLFQIVTLPVEFDASNRAMKQIQRLNIVNEKEYRHAKKVLSAAAMTYVAATATAVAELVRLILIARNN is encoded by the coding sequence ATGTTGATGTATATTATATATTTCGCTATTCTTTTAATTGTACCATTACTCGCTCAAATGAACGTAACCTCGACATTTAAAAAATATAGTCGAGTCCGTTCTACGAGCGGTTTAACAGGTAAAGAAGTAGCAGAAATGATCTTAAAAGAAAATGGTATTTATGACGTTGAAGTGTTACGTGGGAAAGGTCAACTTACTGACCATTATGATCCAGGTAAAAAAGTTGTTGTATTATCACCAGATAACTACGACAAACCATCGGTTGCTGGTACAGCAGTTGCGGCACACGAAGTAGGACACGCAATTCAACACGCAACTGGTTATATGTTTTTAAACTTTAGATCAGCAATATTTCCACTTGCACAATTTGGAAGTAATTTTGCGTTCTTCTTAATTATGGCAGGTATTTTACTCACTGCAGGAATGCAGGCATCTGGTCCAACACTAGGAACTTATTTACTCTGGGGCGGAATTGGTTTATTCGCATTCTCAGTATTATTCCAAATCGTCACATTACCAGTTGAATTCGATGCTTCAAATCGAGCGATGAAACAAATTCAGCGATTAAATATTGTGAATGAAAAAGAATACCGTCATGCTAAAAAGGTACTTAGTGCAGCAGCAATGACTTACGTGGCAGCAACAGCAACAGCTGTAGCTGAACTAGTAAGATTAATTTTAATAGCTAGAAATAACTAA